From the Chlorogloeopsis sp. ULAP01 genome, the window TTGGTGGTGTGGTTGAATGCGTAGCGCGGAATGTACCGAAAGGCTTGGGCGAACCAGTTTTTGATAAATTGGAAGCCGATATCGCCAAAGGTGTAATGTCTTTGCCCGCTAGTAAAGGTTTTGAAATCGGTTCTGGTTTTGCTGGCACTCTATTAAGCGGGTTTGAGCATAACGACGAATTTTATATTGATGAAAATGATGAAATTCGTACTCGCACCAACCGTTCTGGAGGTATTCAAGGCGGAATCTCCAACGGTGAAAATATCCTGATTCGTGTAGCATTTAAACCCACGGCAACAATTAGAAAAGAGCAGAAGACAGTAACTAATGAAGGTGAAGAGACTGTTTTAGCAGGCAAAGGACGTCACGATCCTTGTGTACTACCGCGTGCAGTCCCAATGGTTGAGGCGATGGTGGCGTTGGTGCTATGCGATCATTTGTTAAGACATCACGGGCAGTGCCAGGTGTTGTAGGGATCTTGGACAGCAGACAGTGATGCTTATTTGCTACGGTAGGATTTGCTGCCCATACTGGATGCAATTCGGTGTCTATGTTTGATAATGACATAAGTCCTCAAAAATCTGTTGACTTTCAAAAAATTTCCTCTTTAGCTGAAAGTATCGCCGTTGAATTTAGCCAACTACCGCAAGTTGTAGCTGTGGCTTTAGCAGGTTCTCAAATAAGTGCTATTGCCGATGATTTCTCTGACTTAGATTTTTATGTATATGTGCAAGAAGAAATTTCGGTAAATATTCGTGAGAGCATAGCTAAAAAATTCAGCGATCGCATTGAAATTAACAATCAATTTTGGGAACCCGGTGACGAATGGGTAGATAAACATTCCGGGTGGAGTGTTGATGTTATGTATCGCACACCGAATTGGATTGAACAACAAATAGATGCTGTACTGGTCAAACACCAAGCTTCTGTTGGTTACTCAACTTGTTTTTGGTGGAATATTTTACATTCACAACCATTGTATGATAAAGATGGTTGGTTTAGACAGTTACGTGTTAGAGCTACCCAACCTTATCCTGAAGAGTTAAGAAGAGCAATTATTGCCAAAAATTATCCAATTTTACGCAACAATCTTTCTGCCTACACACATCAAATAGAATCAGCAACTAAACGTAACGATTTAATCAGCATCAATCACCGTATTTCTGCTTTGATAGCTAGTTATTTTGATATCATTTTTGCTGTTAATTATTTACCTCATCCCGGTGAAAAAAGACTGATTAAGTTTGCTAAAAAATTTTGCAATAAATTACCGAAGAATATTGAAGATAATATTACTAAATTAATCCTATCTATTTGCGAACAGCAAAACATTCTTGACCAAGCGATCGTACTCATTGATGAACTCGATGCATGGTTAATAAGCGAGACAATAATTACAGAATCAAAACAGTTGGCATGGGTATAATAAGTGGATGTATTTAGCTAAATGCCCGGCATCTACTCTATGGAATTTCTCACTATTTTAGGATTAACTGCTGCAACTATAACTACAAGTGCTTTTTTACCACAAATGATTAAAACCTGGCAATCTAAATCGGCAAAAGATGTTTCATACACGATGCTGATTACTTTTATCAGTGGTGTTTTTTTATGGTTAGTCTATGGTATTTTTCGTCAGGATTTAGCAATTATACTAGCGAATCTTATAACTTTAATTTTTAATCTCATAATTTTATACCTTAAAATTAAATATAGATAAAAAAACTAGAGACGAGATTACTTTCTATCCTTAGTCCCTAGCCCTAATCCCTAACCCCTATTTTTCATCTGTGACATCTTCTGTATTTACTGCTGAACGCCTTTTATTCACTCCTGCCACTCCCAACACCGATGCGATCGCCACTATTTTTGCCTTTCCCAACGAGTATAGTGTGGGCATTACAAGCCTTGGCTATCAAGTAGTGTGGGCTACTTTAGCTATGCGTTCAGATGTGCAGGTGAGTCGCTTGTTCACTGATATTCACGAACCACTGCCAATAAATCCAGAATTATTAGGCTTTTCGATGTCCTGGGAATTGGATTATGTGAATATATTGAACCTATTAGAATCTTTAGAAATTCCCATTCGGGCAGCTTTGCGTGATACTAATCATCCCATAGTTTTTGGTGGTGGCCCCGTTTTGACTGCCAACCCTGAACCCTTCGCAGATTTTTTTGATGTCATCTTACTGGGGGATGGTGAAAATCTCCTAGATAATTTTATTGATGCTTATCAAGCAGTTAGAAATGCAGATAGGCAAACTCAACTTAATGCACTTGCACAAGTACCGGGTATTTATGTTCCTAGTTTGTATGAAGTTGAGTATCACGATGTAGATGGTGCGATTAAATCATTTCAACCGATTTCCCCAGAAATTCCAGCTGTAGTACAAAAACAAACCTACCGAGGCAACACTTTATCAGCATCAACGGTAGTAACCGAAAAAGCAGCTTGGGAAAATATTTATATGGTAGAAGTGGTGAGAAGTTGTCCAGAAATGTGTCGCTTCTGTCTGGCAAGTTATCTCACTTTACCTTTTAGAACTGCTAGTTTAGAAGGTTCTTTAATCCCAGCAATTACAAGAGGTTTAACAGTCACAAATCGGATCGGATTATTAGGTGCTTCAGTTACTCAACATCCTGAGTTTGAGGAATTATTGAATCACATCAGCCAGCCCAAGTTTGATGACGTGCGTTTGAGTATTGCTTCAGTGCGAACTAATACTGTGACAGTACAATTGGCGCAAACTTTAGCGAAACGAGATACAAAATCCTTAACAATTGCTGTAGAAAGTGGTTCTTCAAGAATACGACAAATTATCAATAAAAAGCTGGATAACGATGAAATTATCCAAGCTGCCGTGAATGCTAAAGCTGGAGGATTAACTAATTTAAAACTCTACGGCATGGTAGGAATTCCTGGCGAACAACCAGAGGATTTAGATGCGACTGTAGCGATGATGCGCGATATTAAAAAAGCTGCTCCCGGTTTGCGGTTAACACTAGGTTGCAGTACTTTTGTTCCTAAATCACACACGCCTTTTCAGTGGTTGGGAGTAAATCGCCAAGCAGAGAAACGGTTGCAGTTTTTACAGAAACAGTTAAAGCCACAAGGGATAGATTTTCGTCCAGAAAGTTATAATTGGTCAATCATTCAGGCTTTGTTATCACGAGGCGATCGCCGACTATCACAACTTTTAGAACTTACCCGTAACTTTGGTGATTCTTTAGGTAGCTATAAACGTGCTTTTAAAGAACTAAAAGGAAAACTTCCCAGTTTGGATTTTTACGTTCATACTAACTGGTCAACCGATCAAGTCTTACCTTGGAGTCATTTGCAAGGGCCTTTACCACAGTCTACACTACTAAAGCACTTGGCTGATGCTACAAGTCAATTTAACAAATCATCTGAAAAGTTAATGGCTCAATGTTAATAGTAAATAGTAAGAATACAATTAGCATTAGCTATTAACAGTTACAATCTAAAATTTAAAATAGATAGATGCAAACAACAGCAGAATATTACTGTGCTTATTGTGGCGAAGAAAATTTAACTTTTGTTGATTTGAGTGCGGGAGGGCAGCAATCTTATATAGAAGATTGTCAAGTTTGCTGTCGTCCCAATATTTTGTATATCCGCATCGATGAAGACACTCTTGATATCGAAATTGATACTGAGTATGAAGGCTAAGTTTGAGGTTTTTCTTAATGCTGCACTTTAAGTATTCCTCAGTTATTAATGCACCTGTAGAAACAGTTTGGAAATTTCACGAAAGAGTAGATGTTTTGCAATTGCTTACCCCGCCTTGGCAACCTTTACAAGTATTACGTCGTGAGGGAGGTTTGGGCGTAGGTGCTATTACTGAGTTTCGCCTGATGATTGGGCCATTGCCTTTGCGTTGGTTAGCACGTTATACTGAATATGAGGAATATCATCTGTTTACAGATGAACAAATATCTGGGCTATTTGAAACCTGGTTACATCGACATAAATTTGAATCGGAAAATGGTAAAACCAGATTGACTGATGAAATTTCCTTTACTTTACCTGGTGGACAAACAGCTGAATTTCTGGGTGGCTGGCTAGTACAGGTACAACTAGAAGCAATGTTTCGCTATCGTCATCACATCACTAGACAAGAATGCGAGTCAGGTTGAATAGGGGACAGGGGATAGGGACAGGTGACAGGGAACAGATGATAAGGGAATTTTCTCTTTGCGTTCCCATGTTCTCTTCCCAGTACCCGATCCCCAATCACCAGTACTCATCTCGGCTAACAAAAATTTCATTTAACAATACTTTTATTAAAGAATAAATAAATTCCTGGGAATTTTAGTCGTTCTGGGCTTTTTCAATACGATAATAATTTCAGTTTTTCATCCGTTAAAACACTGATATTTTAACGCCACGTTTTTTAGATGTGGTGGTGATTTTAATGTTTAAAAGTTTAAAAACATGAATTTTTTACAATTGAATTTTACTCACGCAGTCACTTTACAGTTAGCCGTTGTGAGTGTGTCTTCTTTATGGTTAATGACACCATTCCCAAAGGCTCCAGTGATGGAATCAGTTAAAATACTAAAAAACTCTAAACAACACAAACTACAAGCTGCTCAAGAACAAGTTTGTCCTTCTGACGATTTAATACCTAAACGTACTTTTCATACAGCTAAAGATTATATCTATATTTGTAGAGGAGAACGGCTTAATTCTCTTGGATATTACATTAGAATCTCTAAAAATGGCAGTAATAAAATTACTGTACCTATAAGTAGTAAAAATGGTGAGACTTATACTGCTATTCAAGGTGAAATCACATATATGGTTACTCCTTATGAATTAATAATCACCAAACTTAGCAAAGGTGGTAGTGTTAACTTCAGAGAAAAAGTTAACAGTGCGATCGCTGCTGATGGAAAACCTCTAGCCAGAGGTTGTCCTGATGGTAATAATACCTTTGTAGAAGCTAAAACCAAAAACTTTATTGTGTATATTTGCGGTAAAGAACTCCCCAGCAGTTACGTAGCTGTTGCTCGCCAAGGCAATGACAAAATTACCATCCCACTACAAAGCTATAAATTCCGTGTAGGAATAGAAGATAGTCAATTTGTTGCTGTCAATGGTGACATTCGTTATCTGCTTACCCGGAGTACACTCAAAGTTTCTAGGGATAGTAAAACAATAATCAAAGAAAAAGTCTTGTACTGGAATTGAAGGCAGCCCCCATAAAACAAGTTTCACAAGCCTTGCATTAAAAATGTATTTTCCCCTAAACCCCACACTCTTACACCCTTACATCCCTCTTTCAACATAGCCCTTCAGCTATCTTTATTCTTAAAGATTTGATGAGAAGCCCACTGGAACAACCCAGGAAATAACCGATTCACCGCTTGTGAAAAGTTGGCAGAACCAACCAATACTTCAGATTTTTGATTTTTAACTGCATCCCAAATGGCATTTGCCACATCTTCAGGTTTCTCTACCACAGGATTTTTCAAGATATTTTCAATTTGTTCGTGACGGCTTCGGGCATCTTGTTCATTTTTCCCTCTCATCACAGCCCGTTCCATAAAATTAGATTTAATTAAATTTGGATAAATACCACAAACCTGAATTCCTTTCGGCTTTAATTCTGCGTGCAGTGATTCTGTTAATCCTGTAACGCCAAACTTACTTGTACAGTAAGGGACAAGATAAGCGGTGGGTACCTTACCACCGATAGAACTCACATTCACAATTGTTCCTTTTCCTCGTTGGAGAAAGTGAGGCAGTAAGGCATGAATTGTGTGAATATATCCCCATAAATTAGTATCTATAACCTTGTGCCAATCTTCCAAAGAAAACTCTTCTACTGGTGCTGATGCATAAATGCCTGCATTATTTACCAGCACATCGATATAACCATAATGCTCCAAGGCTCTATCTACTAGTGTTTTCACCTGTGATGGATCGGTGACATCACAAATAACTGTTAGTGGTGCTGTACCACCAATGCTTTGCACCTCTTGCGCTGCGGTTTCTAAGCGATCGCGATGACGAGCCGCAAGTATAAGTTCGTATCCTTTGCGGGCAAATAAAATAGCTGTTGCTTTGCCAATACCTTGCGAGCCACCCGTAATTAGTACCGTAGGAGCCATATTCTCAACTCAAAACTTTATTTACTCCCTACAAGTTTGAGCAACAATATTTAGAAAGCCTTCCGACTTCCGTTAGATATTAATGCTAACTTTGCAACTACCACTCTCTATAGTGAACTTTAAGAAGGCGATCGCACCATCTAACAACTTACAAGCATTTCTTCAAAACTCAAGAAGAGTTTATGTATGCATTATTACTAATTTGCTTTACAAATAATCTTGATTGTAGAGACTAAGAGAAATATTTATTAACCTTTTGTCAGATAAAACCCTGTATATCAGCCTCCAAACTTCACCCTTTCGACTTGCTTACACTTTGGCACTAGAGATAGATAGCACTTGTTAGGTGGGTAAATACTATGAATGGTGTAGTTCACAATCTTGAGGAAACTTAACAATGGGGCCTTATCCGACTGATGTAACAGAGAAAGCATATAACGGTAGTGACCGCAATGCCTTTAAGTTTGGCTTTACACCCCAAGCTGAACTGTGGAATGGACGCTTGGCGATGATTGGTTTTCTTGCTTATCTACTTTGGGATTATCAGGGCTACAGCGTACTGCACGAGGTACTCAACCTCATTCACTAAACTCCACGGCTCAAAAGCCTTATAGAGCAAGAAATTTTACTTACACAGTCACCATCTATGCAAATATGTGTAATATTATTTAAGTAAACTTAATTTTTCTACATATTTGATTTAGGTGTTATTTATAGCACAGCGCTGACCACGAACAGGGTTTTCCCTTAAGTGGTTAGTGAACTTTTTAATGACTGAATTGTGTGAATTTCGATGAAATTTTAGGCGGAGTAAAAGCCTGATGCAATCAAAACACTTATCTAGCCATCATATAGAAATTACAAATCAATCTACTGTTGGTATGGCAGGCATTTTCATTGCTATTGCCATTTTAGGAATATGGGCAGCTAGCTTAATTTTTTTACTTTCATTTGACCTTTCCAAATCAAATATTTTAGAGCCATTATTAGCTATAATCTTGCAGACATTTATATATACAGGATTATTCATTACTGCTCATGATGCTATGCATGGGGTAGTATTTTCCAGAAATACTAAAGTTAATCATTTACTCGGAACTATATGCTTACTTTTTTATGGTTTTTTATCCTACAAAACATTAATAAAAAAGCACTGGATGCATCACCGTCACCCTGCCAGTGAACTAGATCCCGATTTCCACGACGGCAAGCATAAAAATTTCTTTGCCTGGTATTTTTATTTTATGAAGAATTACTGGAGTTGGAGTCAAATAATAGCCTGGATCATAGCGTATAATACTATTCATTACATATTAAATATACCCCATACAAATCTTATTCTCTTTTGGGCATTACCTTCACTATTAAGCTCATTACAATTATTTTATTTTGGTACATTCCTTACTCATAGAGAACCACCAGGAGGTTATGTTAAACCTCACTTTGCTCAAACTATCTCTATGCCAACATGGTTGTCACTTATTACTTGCTATCATTTTGGCTACCACAAAGAACATCACGAATATCCTCATCTGGCTTGGTGGCAGCTACCAAAAATTTACAAATTAAATAAACTTACCAACACCGAACTAAGTATTTTTAAGTAAAAACTCTGCGCTCCTACCCTGCGGGAAGGCGAAACGCCTAATGCGCTCACTCTGCGCTCTTTTGCGTTTTAAAAAGCTACTATTAAAGACAAAGATCTCCGACCTTTCAAAAAAGTCGGGGATCTTGTTTTATCACAATTAATTGTGAATTTACTCGCTTGGTTGCTCAGGCGTTGCTGTACTTTCCGGTGCAGAAGGCTGATTTATCTGTGGTCGAGCAAAAGGTAAAGTTGGAGATGGCGCAGCATTTGGATACTGCCGACGATTAAAAAATCTTTCTAATCTTGGTTTTTCTGGCTGAGGAGCAACTTTTTGAGGTAGAAGTCTCGAATCAGCTTCCGGTAAAAATTCCTGTTCGGGCGCGGGAGACTCATTCACAATCTCAGGTAGCGTTGGAGGTAGGCTAGGAGATACTTCTGGTGAAGGTTGCGGAGTTGATAGATTACCTGTGCGGCGATTAAAAAATCTAGTAAATCTTGATTTTTCTGGTTGAGTAACTTGAGGATCAACTGTAGTTTCTGGGGCTGGAGTCTCAATAATTTCCGGTAGTGTGGGAGAAACGCTAGGAGATGGCTCTAGTGTAGCTTGAGGAATTGGCTTCTCAGTTGTACGACGCTGGAAAAATTTGCCAAATCGAGATTTCTCTGGCTGAGTAGCCTGTGTTTCTGGTAACTGAGTAGCTTCAGGTTCTGGTGCAATTTCCGGTGGTGGTTCTAATACTGGAGTTGGGCTAGGAGATATTTCTGTTGGTTGTGGAATAGGTGCTTTACCTGCTCGATTTTGGAAACGATTGAAAAAGCCACCTTTTGGTTTCTCTAGTTGAGTTGGGGGTGCTTGCTCAACTTCAGGAACAGGCTGTTTTTCTTCTGGGGGTTGAATTTCTGGTGTAGTTTCAACCGTGGGTGTGATGCTGGGAGTTGGTGTAGGTGCAACTTCAAAACTCGGCTGTTTTTCTTCTGGGGGTTGAATTTCTGGTGTAAGAGTTGGGGTGGGCTCAGTAGTAGGTACTTTAGCTGTGTAGTTGGGATCTACAATTGCGCGAACTCGATCTGCAGAAAGTTCTCCTCTAACAATTTTAGAAAGGGTGTCTTTACCTTTTGGCTCGTAGGTTATTAGCCTGACTGTGCTGTTAAATTCATTTTTGACAGGATTACCTTGGTTATCAAGAAATTCTAGTTTTACCCAGTTTTTACCTGGTTTAAAGCCTTTTAGGTAAACTGCTTGCCAGCGATCGAGAACAAAACTTTCACCATTGATAGTGCAGCGGATGCGCCAATCTGCAAACTGATTATCAGGGTTATCTTTCGCAATCAGGTGTAAGGGCGCATTTGTCAAGTAAAAATCCAGTAGAATCGGCTCTGCTCCATAACTGCCTTTAGGACGGCTATAGGTTAGCAGGGGTAAATTTGGAGCGGGGTTGTTGTCGTCGCTTTTGGTAAAGATGTGAAATGTTGTCTGAGCGTAGGCACCTTCATTTTTAAAGCTTTCATGCCAAGGACGAGAGGCAAAAACACGTAAGGTATGGGTACCAGGGGACAAGTCTGGTAAAGTCAACGGTTGATTTAAATCGTAAACTGCAATGTACGGTTGATTGTCAACTACTACGTGCAAATGGGGCCCCATATCCAATTGTGAATCTTTAAATATAGGTAAATCTTTAACCTGGAAGCGGACTGTAGCTGTGTTATCTTGCAGAACTTCATCCTGCTTAGGAGTCACTATTGATACCTGAGGCCGATATACTTCTAAGATTTGACGTAGTTCTTGAATGACTGTTGGTGGGGCAACCTCCGAGAATTGCTTCGTTGAAATTGTAGGGCTTTCTCGTAAACTACCAGATGGCTCTTGGCTGATGGTTTGATTACCACAGCTAGTTAAATTTAATACTAAAGCCAATACCATTAGCGACTTTATCAGAGTTGCAGCCGTTGTCCGCCACGAGTTCATGTTTTTCACCCATTCCTAAACAACAGACAGAATTTATGTTGCATTTTGGCGCAAACTGTCCATTCGGAACTATAGCCCAAAAGGTGAAATCCTTTTTTAACTACCTGTCCTTGGACTGAAAATTTCAGTTTTTGAATCTACGTCAGTACTATCTAAGATAATTATGTGGCGATTTTAACTATTTCTTCTTACAGCTATTTAACTATATTTTGGTATAACCTGTAACGAAAAATTCGATATTTTTTAATTAGTTTCAAAGCTCTAAGAGTAAAAGGCAGCGATCGCTCAAAAAATAACCATAAATTTTGCGAATTGTTTAGCTTTGTAAAATAAATAGAGAAACTATTGACTTTTTGACAAGTGTTTTAGAATCAGAAAGTAGATGAGACAATAAATCTGGGGATTTTGAATTATTGTTAAAAAGTCTCCAACAATGTACAAGAGAAGACTTTATAATTCAACAGAAACCACTCCCCACACAAGGTCTTCATCGCGGCTCCAAATTATAAATGGAAAATGCGATTTGGTTCATAAAAACCAAGAAGACAGCTTGTGGTCACAATGATTCCTCAGTCCCTTTTTAAGAGAGGAGGTCGAATGACAATAAGTCCTCCGGAGCGAGAGGAAAAAAAGGCAAGAGTGATAGTCGATAACGATCCGGTTCCAACTTCGTTTGAACGATGGGCAAAACCAGGACACTTCGACAGAACCCTAGCCAGAGGTCCCAAAACCACTACATGGATTTGGAACCTGCATGCACTCGCCCACGATTTTGATACACATACAAGTGATTTAGAAGACATTTCCCGCAAGATATTTGCAGCCCACTTTGGTCACTTAGCTGTAGTGACCTTGTGGTTGAGCGGGATGATTTTTCATGGCGCTCGTTTTTCAAACTACGAAGCTTGGTTGAGCGACCCCCTCAACATCAAGCCTAGCGCTCAAGTCGTTTGGCCAATTGTTGGTCAAGACATTTTGAACGGGGATGTCGGTGGTGGCTTCCACGGCATTCAAATTACTTCCGGCTTATTCCAGGTTTGGCGTGGCTGGGGGATTACCAACTCCTTCCAACTGTATTGCACAGCTATTGGCGGTTTGGTATTAGCAGGTTTGTTCCTGTTTGCTGGCTGGTTCCACTACCACAAGCGTGCTCCTAAACTGGAATGGTTCCAGAATGTGGAGTCAATGCTAAATCACCACCTGCAAGTATTGCTGGGTTGTGGTTCCTTGGGGTGGGCAGGACACATCATCCATGTTTCCGCACCAACCAACAAGCTTTTGGATGCAGGAGTTCCTCTTCGGGATGTACCCCTGCCCCACGAGTTCATCCTGAACAAAGACTTGTTAACCGAGTTATATCCCAGCTTTGCCAGTGGTTTAGCACCTTTCTTCACATTGAACTGGGGTCAGTATGCTGACTTCCTGACGTTCAAGGGTGGTTTAAACCCGGTAACAGGTGGCTTGTGGATGACTGATATTGCCCATCACCACTTGGCGATCGCGGTATTATTCATCGTTGCTGGTCATATGTACCGTACCAACTGGGGTATTGGTCACAGCATCAAAGAGATCCTAGAAAACCACAAAGGCCCCTTCACTGGTGAAGGTCACAAGGGTCTCTACGAGAACATGACCACATCTTGGCATGCTCAATTGGCAACTAACCTTGCTTTCTTGGGTTCTTTGACCATCATCATTGCCCACCATATGTACGCGATGCCTCCGTATCCGTACTTAGCAACCGATTACGCTACCCAACTCTGCATATTTACTCACCATATGTGGATTGGCGGTTTCCTAATTGTTGGTGGTGCTGCTCACGCTAGCATTTTCATGGTGCGCGATTACGATCCTGTTGTGAACCAAAATAACGTTCTGGATCGTGTGATTCGTCACCGGGATGCAATCATCTCTCACCTCAACTGGGTTTGTATATTCCTTGGCTTCCATAGCTTTGGGCTGTACGTTCATAATGACACCATGCGTGCTTTGGGCCGTCCGCAAGATATGTTCTCGGATGCGGCAATCCAGTTGCAGCCTGTATTTGCTCAGTGGGTACAAAACCTACACACTGTAGCACCAGGAGCAACCGCGCCAAATGCACTTGAACCTGTTAGCTATGCCTTTGGCGGTGGTATTCTTGCCGTCGGCGGTAAAGTGGCAATGATGCCGATTGCGTTGGGTACGGCGGACTTTATGATCCACCACATTCACGCATTCCAAATTCATGTCACAGTGCTAATTCTCTTGAAAGGCTTCCTGTTTGCCCGCAGTTCACGTTTAATCCCAGATAAAGCAAACTTAGGCTTCCGTTTCCCCTGCGACGGCCCTGGTCGTGGTGGTACCTGTCAAGTTTCTGGTTGGGATCACGTGTTCCTCGGTTTGTTCTGGATGTACAACACCATTTCGATCGCAATTTTCCACTTTAGCTGGAAGATGCAATCTGACGTCTGGGGAACAGTAGACGCAGCTGGTAATGTGACTCATATTACTGGTGGTAACTTTGCCCAAAGTGCCATCACCATCAATGGCTGGTTGCGTGACTTCTTGTGGGCGCAAGCAGTACAGGTGATCAACTCCTATGGCAGTGCGCTGTCAGCTTACGGACTTATGTTCTTAGGCGCTCACTTTGTTTGGGCATTCAGCTTAATGTTCCTGTTCAGTGGTCGTGGCTACTGGCAAGAATTAATTGAGTCCATCGTTTGGGCACATAATAAACTGAAAGTGGCACCTACAATTCAACCCCGTGCTCTGAGTATTATTCAGGGTCGTGCAGTTGGTGTAGCTCACTACCTCTTGGGAGGAATTGCCACGACATGGGCGTTCTTCCACGCACATATTCTCTCATTAGGCTAGCAACCAGCATTTAGGAGCAATGGGTTATGAGTGATGGGCTACAAGTTGTTTTTAGCGGTTAACATCGACAAGAACAACCACTAACTGACAACCATTAACTCAAAACTCCTAACTCAGAACTCCTTAAGAACATTGATACCTGATGGCTAAAAGTCAGAGGATTTCTCAAACCTATGGCGACAAAATTTCCAAAATTTAGCCAGGATCTCGCGCAAGACCCGACGACACGTCGGATCTGGTATGCGATGGCTACAGGAAATGACTTTGAAAGCCATGATGGCATGACAGAAGAAAATCTTTACCAAAAGATTTTCGCTACTCACTTCGGTCATGTGGCAATCATTTTCCTGTGGGCATCCAGCCTCCTATTTCACGTAGCCTGGCAAGGTAACTTTGAACAGTGGATTAAAGATCCTCTTCACATCCGTCCGATCGCTCATGCGAT encodes:
- a CDS encoding chlorophyll a/b-binding protein, whose product is MGPYPTDVTEKAYNGSDRNAFKFGFTPQAELWNGRLAMIGFLAYLLWDYQGYSVLHEVLNLIH
- a CDS encoding CPXCG motif-containing cysteine-rich protein, yielding MQTTAEYYCAYCGEENLTFVDLSAGGQQSYIEDCQVCCRPNILYIRIDEDTLDIEIDTEYEG
- the crtW gene encoding beta-carotene ketolase CrtW, producing the protein MQSKHLSSHHIEITNQSTVGMAGIFIAIAILGIWAASLIFLLSFDLSKSNILEPLLAIILQTFIYTGLFITAHDAMHGVVFSRNTKVNHLLGTICLLFYGFLSYKTLIKKHWMHHRHPASELDPDFHDGKHKNFFAWYFYFMKNYWSWSQIIAWIIAYNTIHYILNIPHTNLILFWALPSLLSSLQLFYFGTFLTHREPPGGYVKPHFAQTISMPTWLSLITCYHFGYHKEHHEYPHLAWWQLPKIYKLNKLTNTELSIFK
- a CDS encoding SRPBCC family protein, with protein sequence MLHFKYSSVINAPVETVWKFHERVDVLQLLTPPWQPLQVLRREGGLGVGAITEFRLMIGPLPLRWLARYTEYEEYHLFTDEQISGLFETWLHRHKFESENGKTRLTDEISFTLPGGQTAEFLGGWLVQVQLEAMFRYRHHITRQECESG
- the psaA gene encoding photosystem I core protein PsaA; protein product: MTISPPEREEKKARVIVDNDPVPTSFERWAKPGHFDRTLARGPKTTTWIWNLHALAHDFDTHTSDLEDISRKIFAAHFGHLAVVTLWLSGMIFHGARFSNYEAWLSDPLNIKPSAQVVWPIVGQDILNGDVGGGFHGIQITSGLFQVWRGWGITNSFQLYCTAIGGLVLAGLFLFAGWFHYHKRAPKLEWFQNVESMLNHHLQVLLGCGSLGWAGHIIHVSAPTNKLLDAGVPLRDVPLPHEFILNKDLLTELYPSFASGLAPFFTLNWGQYADFLTFKGGLNPVTGGLWMTDIAHHHLAIAVLFIVAGHMYRTNWGIGHSIKEILENHKGPFTGEGHKGLYENMTTSWHAQLATNLAFLGSLTIIIAHHMYAMPPYPYLATDYATQLCIFTHHMWIGGFLIVGGAAHASIFMVRDYDPVVNQNNVLDRVIRHRDAIISHLNWVCIFLGFHSFGLYVHNDTMRALGRPQDMFSDAAIQLQPVFAQWVQNLHTVAPGATAPNALEPVSYAFGGGILAVGGKVAMMPIALGTADFMIHHIHAFQIHVTVLILLKGFLFARSSRLIPDKANLGFRFPCDGPGRGGTCQVSGWDHVFLGLFWMYNTISIAIFHFSWKMQSDVWGTVDAAGNVTHITGGNFAQSAITINGWLRDFLWAQAVQVINSYGSALSAYGLMFLGAHFVWAFSLMFLFSGRGYWQELIESIVWAHNKLKVAPTIQPRALSIIQGRAVGVAHYLLGGIATTWAFFHAHILSLG
- a CDS encoding radical SAM protein — its product is MTSSVFTAERLLFTPATPNTDAIATIFAFPNEYSVGITSLGYQVVWATLAMRSDVQVSRLFTDIHEPLPINPELLGFSMSWELDYVNILNLLESLEIPIRAALRDTNHPIVFGGGPVLTANPEPFADFFDVILLGDGENLLDNFIDAYQAVRNADRQTQLNALAQVPGIYVPSLYEVEYHDVDGAIKSFQPISPEIPAVVQKQTYRGNTLSASTVVTEKAAWENIYMVEVVRSCPEMCRFCLASYLTLPFRTASLEGSLIPAITRGLTVTNRIGLLGASVTQHPEFEELLNHISQPKFDDVRLSIASVRTNTVTVQLAQTLAKRDTKSLTIAVESGSSRIRQIINKKLDNDEIIQAAVNAKAGGLTNLKLYGMVGIPGEQPEDLDATVAMMRDIKKAAPGLRLTLGCSTFVPKSHTPFQWLGVNRQAEKRLQFLQKQLKPQGIDFRPESYNWSIIQALLSRGDRRLSQLLELTRNFGDSLGSYKRAFKELKGKLPSLDFYVHTNWSTDQVLPWSHLQGPLPQSTLLKHLADATSQFNKSSEKLMAQC
- a CDS encoding DUF4037 domain-containing protein, coding for MFDNDISPQKSVDFQKISSLAESIAVEFSQLPQVVAVALAGSQISAIADDFSDLDFYVYVQEEISVNIRESIAKKFSDRIEINNQFWEPGDEWVDKHSGWSVDVMYRTPNWIEQQIDAVLVKHQASVGYSTCFWWNILHSQPLYDKDGWFRQLRVRATQPYPEELRRAIIAKNYPILRNNLSAYTHQIESATKRNDLISINHRISALIASYFDIIFAVNYLPHPGEKRLIKFAKKFCNKLPKNIEDNITKLILSICEQQNILDQAIVLIDELDAWLISETIITESKQLAWV
- a CDS encoding SDR family oxidoreductase, producing the protein MAPTVLITGGSQGIGKATAILFARKGYELILAARHRDRLETAAQEVQSIGGTAPLTVICDVTDPSQVKTLVDRALEHYGYIDVLVNNAGIYASAPVEEFSLEDWHKVIDTNLWGYIHTIHALLPHFLQRGKGTIVNVSSIGGKVPTAYLVPYCTSKFGVTGLTESLHAELKPKGIQVCGIYPNLIKSNFMERAVMRGKNEQDARSRHEQIENILKNPVVEKPEDVANAIWDAVKNQKSEVLVGSANFSQAVNRLFPGLFQWASHQIFKNKDS
- a CDS encoding SemiSWEET transporter encodes the protein MEFLTILGLTAATITTSAFLPQMIKTWQSKSAKDVSYTMLITFISGVFLWLVYGIFRQDLAIILANLITLIFNLIILYLKIKYR